TCATCTGCATTCATAAACGAGAAAATGAAGAAAACGATATACCCTTTTATGCTGTTGGCGTTACTTTTGTTGGTTTCTTGTAAATCGAAAAAGAATGTCGTATCCACCTTGCCGCGCCCTGTCTTGAACATGGACTCTGTCTCTGCACATATAACGGATACAACCGGATCCATTGCCAGGATATTCACCCCTGACCATTCGCAACTCAAAGACCTGAATATCTCGAAAAGCAAGAAACATAACCCCCAAAAACAAGAACCAGCTACCGACAACAAATACTCTGACCGGGTGCTTCGTGGCACAAAGATAACCTCTTCGACAGTCAAACTCTCTTCTACCTATGCGGGTATAGACCGTGTAGTGAACTACGACTTTACCCACCGTGACGTCCCCGAAGCATTCGAAGGTTTCCGTATCGCTTTTATTTCCGACTTGCACTATAAGAGTCTATTCAAAGAACAAGGCTTGAACAGCCTTGTCAATCTCTTGATTGCCCAAAAAGCAGATGTTCTTTTGATGGGTGGCGATTATCAGGAAGGTTGCGAATATGTAGAACCTTTGTTTTCCGCACTTGCACGGGTAAAGACACCAATGGGAACCTACGGAGTGATGGGCAATAATGATTACGAACGTTGTCACGACAAAATTGTGAACACAATGAAACATTACGGAATGCGTCCGTTAGAACACGAAGTGGACACGCTGCGTAAAGACGGCCAGCAGATTATTATTGCCGGAGTGCGCAATCCTTTCGATCTGGGGCGCAACGGAGTATCACCCACTTTGGCACTCTCTCCCAAGGATTTTGTCATCTTGCTGGTTCATACGCCGGATTACATAGAAGACGTTTCAGTAGCCAATACAGACCTTGCTCTCGCAGGGCATACACACGGCGGACAAGTCCGTGTATTCGGAGTCGCCCCGGCACTGAACTCACACTACGGCAATCGTTTTATCACCGGACTGGCATATAATACAGCAAAAATCCCTTTGATTATAACAAACGGAATAGGAACTTCAAAGTTACCGATCCGTGTCGGTGCTCCGGCAGAAATCATCGTCATTACCCTTCATCGGCTGACGGAGTAAGGTATCGTAACTTAGTACGATAACAAACAGAAATAGCAGCATCACACACTTTTCTGATACGACTTTCTGTAATATACCACACTTTTAGGGTACGACTTTTTGTTAAATACCACACTTTTAGGATATGACTTTTTGTTATTATCCTTTTTAGTGTTTACATTTACATCTATAAATAGTTGATTATCAACAACAAGAGTAACTGACAAATTATCCGTTATATTCTGCCGGATATGTATTTTAATATATTCAAAGGCGTATATTATCTTTCTTGATAGCCTCCCAAACTCTTGGATGTAGAAAGTAACGAATATCTTTCCCTGCACTCAAGGCTTCCCGAATAAAAGTGGAACTGATTTCAAAAACAGGAGAATGAACGAGACGCACGGTTTCCGGCAATTCCTCTTCTTTTACCGGAAAGCCGGGACGAGGATAAATGAGAAGTTGATTCTCTTTAATGATGCGTTCGGACTGATACCAGCGTCCAAAACGTTCCCAATTATCGGAACCGATAATGAAATAAAACTCCCGGTCGGGATACGTTTCACGAAGTTTTTCCAGTGTATATACGCTATACGAAGGACGGGGCAAATGAAATTCAAAGTCTGAAGCTCGAAAACGAGGATAATCACTGATGGACAACTCCACTAATTGAAGACGAAGTTCGTCACTCCATAACTCCGCCTTCGTCTTCAAAGGATTCTGCGGACTTACCATAAACCAAATTTCATCCAACCCTTCATACTCACAAAGGTAATTGGCTAAAGCGAGATGCCCGATATGAATCGGATTGAATGACCCGCTGAAGATTCCGGTTTTTCTTGTTTTAGCTTGGTTCATTTTCTGCCATTCTTTCTTCTTGCTTCACTTTCTTTCTCCACTTCGGTAAAACAATAGCTTGTCTGATTGTGAGAAGTAGCGTAATGCCGCTTATGACCCATTGTTGAAAATAAAGGCATACAATAAAAGCAAGAAGATTCATCACACCGGTGACGGCACACAGATACATCCATTTTCGGCTGTTACAATTCTTCTTGTACATTCTTAAGTCTTATTCTTCGGCTAAAAACCCTTTGATTACTTTCAACGCTTCTGCCTTCGCAACTTCCAAATCGTCATTGACAATCACACAATCGAATTGCGGAGCAAACCCCAATTCGTATTCCGCCTTGGCAATACGGCTTTCAATGACTTCCGGAGCATCCGTTCCGCGTCCTTCCAACCGGTAACGTAATTCTTCCACCGAAGGCGGTTGAATGAACACTGACAGCGCACGATCACCATAAAACTTCTTGATATTACATCCACCTACCACATCAACGTCAAACACAACATTCTGACCTGCTTCCAGTTGCTTTTCCACTTGTGCCTTCAACGTTCCGTAATAACGGTCCTTATATACTTCCTCATACTCCAAAAATTCGTTGTTCTCAATGCGACAACGGAATTCCTCCGGCGTAAGAAAGAAATATTCCACTCCGTGCTGCTCCGTCCCACGCGGAAGACGGCTGGTAGCAGAAATAGAAAATGCAAGATTCAAATTCTGCGTCAGCAAATAATTGATAATAGTAGATTTGCCCGAACCTGACGGGGCAGAGAAAATAATTAGTTTACCGGTCATTATTAAAGCTTATTTGACATTAAGTTATTTACGATTAGACGATTTACGATGTACGATTGATATTACTTTTTGAATTTATAAATATCCAAATGTGTACACAATTATTTCGCAATACTAACTTCAATCGTACATCGTAAATCGTCTAATCGTAAATGAATCATCGTAAATAAATTTATTGTGAGTAAATTACATCACGTTCAACACCTGCTCCTTAATCTGCTCCAGCTCATCTTTCATCTGAACAACGATTTTCTGCATTTCGGCATGATTAGACTTGCTACCTAACGTATTGATTTCCCGACCCATTTCCTGGGCAATAAAACCAAGTTTCTTACCTTGTCCGTTACCGCTTTCCATTGTGCTGATGAAATATTTCAGATGGTTGCTAAGGCGTTGTTTTTCTTCATTGACATCCAATTTCTCAATGTAGTAGATCAATTCTTGCTCCAAGCGGTTCTTGTCGTAATCCACACTTAATGTCTTTTCGAGAGCATCCGTGATGCGTTCTTTCACTTTTTCCACACGTTCTTTTTCGTAAGGAGCGATCTTTTCGAGCAGGCTTGTGATATTGGCGATCTTCTCGCGGAACTTCTTTTCCAGTGCAGCACCTTCCTGTTTGCGGAAATCTACCAGATGACTGATAGCATCGAGCACCGTGGCATGCACCATTTTCCATTCCTCTTCGGTCAGTTCCTGAATTTCCGTTTTAGTCATCACATCCGGCATACGGAGCAATGTCTGAAACCAGTCGGCAGGAACAGGAATACCAAGATTCTGCGAGATTGCCAAAATCTGTTTGTAGTAACCTTCCACCAATACTTGATTGATAGGAGTCGCATTTTCTGCCGCCTCTTTCTTCTCGATCCACAGGCTGAAATCGACCTTTCCACGTTCCAGCACTTTAGAAATCTCATTACGGATTTCAATCTCTTTTTCACGATACACCGGAGCGATACGAGTGGATAAATCCATTGCCTTGCTGTTGAGCGACTTGATTTCTACATTTATTTTTTTATCAGGAAGTTCGGCCGTAGCTTTGCCGTATCCTGTCATAGACTGTATCATAACCTTAAAGTTTTGTGCAAAAGTACACGAATATTTTAAGAATTGGAAATAATCATGTAAATTTGCGACAATTTAATAAGCTGATTTTTATGTCGTGTATACTGAATATTGAAACCTCTACCTCTGTTTGCTCGGTAGCGGCCAGTCAAGACGGACAGACGATTTTTGTGAAAGAAGATTTGAAAGGCCCTTCACACGCCGTGTCTTTAGGAGTTTTTGTAGATGAAGCGTTGTCTTTCATTGACAGTCATGCCATCCCTTTGGATGCAGTCGCAGTAAGCTGCGGACCAGGTTCTTACACCGGACTTCGAATCGGGGTTTCTATGGCGAAAGGGATTTGTTACGGACGTAACATCCCATTGATCGGTATTCCGACACTGGAAGTATTGACTGTTCCGGTGTTGTTGTATCACGACTTGCCCGAAGACGCTTTGCTTTGTCCGATGATCGACGCCCGCCGCATGGAAGTATACGCAGCCA
The Bacteroides caecimuris DNA segment above includes these coding regions:
- the gmk gene encoding guanylate kinase, which produces MTGKLIIFSAPSGSGKSTIINYLLTQNLNLAFSISATSRLPRGTEQHGVEYFFLTPEEFRCRIENNEFLEYEEVYKDRYYGTLKAQVEKQLEAGQNVVFDVDVVGGCNIKKFYGDRALSVFIQPPSVEELRYRLEGRGTDAPEVIESRIAKAEYELGFAPQFDCVIVNDDLEVAKAEALKVIKGFLAEE
- a CDS encoding metallophosphoesterase; amino-acid sequence: MKKTIYPFMLLALLLLVSCKSKKNVVSTLPRPVLNMDSVSAHITDTTGSIARIFTPDHSQLKDLNISKSKKHNPQKQEPATDNKYSDRVLRGTKITSSTVKLSSTYAGIDRVVNYDFTHRDVPEAFEGFRIAFISDLHYKSLFKEQGLNSLVNLLIAQKADVLLMGGDYQEGCEYVEPLFSALARVKTPMGTYGVMGNNDYERCHDKIVNTMKHYGMRPLEHEVDTLRKDGQQIIIAGVRNPFDLGRNGVSPTLALSPKDFVILLVHTPDYIEDVSVANTDLALAGHTHGGQVRVFGVAPALNSHYGNRFITGLAYNTAKIPLIITNGIGTSKLPIRVGAPAEIIVITLHRLTE
- a CDS encoding YicC/YloC family endoribonuclease, with the protein product MIQSMTGYGKATAELPDKKINVEIKSLNSKAMDLSTRIAPVYREKEIEIRNEISKVLERGKVDFSLWIEKKEAAENATPINQVLVEGYYKQILAISQNLGIPVPADWFQTLLRMPDVMTKTEIQELTEEEWKMVHATVLDAISHLVDFRKQEGAALEKKFREKIANITSLLEKIAPYEKERVEKVKERITDALEKTLSVDYDKNRLEQELIYYIEKLDVNEEKQRLSNHLKYFISTMESGNGQGKKLGFIAQEMGREINTLGSKSNHAEMQKIVVQMKDELEQIKEQVLNVM
- the nadD gene encoding nicotinate (nicotinamide) nucleotide adenylyltransferase, with protein sequence MNQAKTRKTGIFSGSFNPIHIGHLALANYLCEYEGLDEIWFMVSPQNPLKTKAELWSDELRLQLVELSISDYPRFRASDFEFHLPRPSYSVYTLEKLRETYPDREFYFIIGSDNWERFGRWYQSERIIKENQLLIYPRPGFPVKEEELPETVRLVHSPVFEISSTFIREALSAGKDIRYFLHPRVWEAIKKDNIRL
- the tsaB gene encoding tRNA (adenosine(37)-N6)-threonylcarbamoyltransferase complex dimerization subunit type 1 TsaB — encoded protein: MSCILNIETSTSVCSVAASQDGQTIFVKEDLKGPSHAVSLGVFVDEALSFIDSHAIPLDAVAVSCGPGSYTGLRIGVSMAKGICYGRNIPLIGIPTLEVLTVPVLLYHDLPEDALLCPMIDARRMEVYAAIYDRRLQAKRAVSADIIDENSYLEFLNEQPVYFFGNGADKCREQITHPNAHFIDNIHPLAKMMFPLAEKAIADEDYKDVAYFEPFYLKEFVASTPKKLL